From the genome of Hymenobacter gelipurpurascens:
CGTGCCGCCACGGTTCTGGTAGTTGCGGGAGCTTTCAAAGCCGTTCTGCATCTCGCCCCCGCCCTGCAGGCGCAGCGTGTGACCGGCCAGCTCCGTGCGGTAGCGCAGCACTGCCCGCCCGCCCAGGCCCAGCACGGTATTACGCTCATAGTCTACCAGATACGGCGTCCGGATGATACTACCCGTGCCGTAAAGAGTGCCGGTGATGCTGAGCTGGTCCGTAAACCGATAGTCGTAGGTGGCACCGAGCAAGGCGGTGCGGGAGGCGTAGAACGTGCGTTGGGCCACGGTACCGGGGCTGGTGGCCGAACCGGGGCGCGCTTGGCGCGGGTTCTGCTCGAACTGGGCGCGGGTGAGGCCGCCGGGCAGCTGGTAGTCGAGGTCGGTGTAGAGGGCGTGCAGGCCCAGCGTGCCGTGCTCCGTGGCTTTCATCTCGCCGTCCAGCGCTATCGTTTCGCGGCGCAGGGCGCTTTGCTCGCGGTAGCCATCCAATGTCTGCCGCGAATACTGCGCCCGCAGGTAGCCGGTGGCGGTGCCCGTTTCAGCGGCCACGGTATAGCGGCGCAGACCATAGCTACCCGCCGTGAAGCCTGTTTGCACCCGCGAAGTGCCGGGCAGTGGCCTACGGTTGGTGAGCAGCACCGCGCCGCCTATGCCGGCGCCATACACGCTGGCCGTGGGTCCTTTTATCACTTCAATTCCGCCCAGCTGGCTGGGGTCTAGCAAATTGAGGGAAGTGCTTCCGCTGGCTTCCGTGAACGGAATGCCTTGGTAGTACACCTTCACGTTGCGCACGCCAAATGGCGAGCGAAGCGTGCTGCCGCGCACACTGAGGCGGTAGCTGGCCGTGGCCCGCTCTTCGAGGCGCACGCCGGGCAGCGTGTTTACGGCTTGGGTGAGAGCATTTTGCGGGAAGCGCTCCAGCACGGCGGCATCGAGCACGCCCACCGCGGCGGCCGTGCGGCGCAACGGCAGTTGCTGGCCGTAGCCGGTTACGGTAGCTTCGGGCAGCACTTGCACGCGGGCCGTATCGGGAGTAGTGCCGGGCAGGTTTTGGGCAACGGCAGAAACAGGCAGCAGCAACAGCGCCGCGGCGTAACGATGAGTCATCAGGAGGGGCACTAACAGCGGAAGCAGCAGCAGCAGCAGAAGTGGTCTAGGCCACTCCCGCAAGGTGCGGCAAGGAACTATACCGCGTTCGGCCGATTTCGTTTGAATATTTCCACCAGTTCAGCAGCAGAAAAGCCCTATACTGGCACAGGACTATATACCAAACTACCAGCCCGATTCGTATTTCTTACCAGTTCCACTTAACTACGTTGGTCGTGCCTCAACTAGCCCGGAATCTTTTCAGACGGCCTCCACGCCTGCTTTTTGCGCCGGCGCTGCTGCTTGATTTGGCTGTGCTGCTAGGTATCAGCAGCATCCTGCTCAGTAGTCTGCACCAAGCGCCCCGCCAAGCCATACTGCAGGTTACTTTTCCACCTCGCCCAGAGAAAGTTGTGGAGCTTCATCGCGCTGGTGTTTTTCACTTCCCAACCCCTGCGGAAGTACGCCGAATGCGGATATGGCAAACCGTGTGGCTCACAGGGAAAGGGCAGACTGACAGCTTAAATTTACAGAGCTTCTGGCGGAAGACTGAACACATGCAGCAATTTCCAAACACCACCACTGGAGTAGCAGTACACTTTGGCTCGCAGGCCCACTATGGGAGTTTGGTGCGCGCAATTGATTATCTGAACCAGTTGGATGTCAAGAAATATACGATTGATATTACTTCGCCTACCACCACAGCTCTATATGCTTTTACGGATGCTCGACAGCAACCTAGGCCACTCTCCATTCCAACCCCAATTATCCTCGCAGCAACTCCCACTTCTGCCACGGCCCGCTGGCTGCAACAGGTAGGTGCGCCGCTGCAGCATTCGGCCTGGGGCACGGCTTTGTTGGCTTGCCTGGGTGTGATGGCAGTTGGGGCCGCCTGTTATGTCCTTCGTGAGGTAGCTTGAGCCGATGCTATACGCCACCATCGTTCATGCCCCGCCCCGCTCCCG
Proteins encoded in this window:
- a CDS encoding TonB-dependent receptor family protein, with amino-acid sequence MTHRYAAALLLLPVSAVAQNLPGTTPDTARVQVLPEATVTGYGQQLPLRRTAAAVGVLDAAVLERFPQNALTQAVNTLPGVRLEERATASYRLSVRGSTLRSPFGVRNVKVYYQGIPFTEASGSTSLNLLDPSQLGGIEVIKGPTASVYGAGIGGAVLLTNRRPLPGTSRVQTGFTAGSYGLRRYTVAAETGTATGYLRAQYSRQTLDGYREQSALRRETIALDGEMKATEHGTLGLHALYTDLDYQLPGGLTRAQFEQNPRQARPGSATSPGTVAQRTFYASRTALLGATYDYRFTDQLSITGTLYGTGSIIRTPYLVDYERNTVLGLGGRAVLRYRTELAGHTLRLQGGGEMQNGFESSRNYQNRGGTPGLLRYDDEIRTATGFVFAQADYELPVGFLLTAGASYNRLRYRITRVSDAATQPANYQFRRDFRPQVSPRVALLKEITPLISAYANVSSGFSPPTEEEIRPSDGSLNRNLQAERGTSYEVGTRGKLFHNRLVFDVAAYDFRLRQTIVTRSDEQGTQLFANSGNTRQRGLEAALSGWLWQQSTAPVGLSVPALGQVQTGLRAWASYAYNHYRFGQYESGGNDYSGNRLTGTAPHTLSAGLDFNEQLGFYLNPTLNHQARIPLTDANSAYAAGYWTFGTRAGWRRTLLGHLEADVFGGVENITDRRYSLGNDLNAFGNRFFQPAAGRNWYSGLQLGWKW